In Flavobacteriales bacterium, the following proteins share a genomic window:
- a CDS encoding M1 family metallopeptidase, with protein MKRIFILLVLSILIIPIKAQVYDPLFPPNTYRANDNPQYWKNRIPFEGYWQQDVHYIIKAKINEQTDIIDGDLTLIYTNNSPDDLPFVYFHLYQEAFQPGSYFDKLNHANNSYPNYGPYEKLGLGTEVSEVISAGHVLKTEQDNTILKVYLEKPIKSGTSVEFHIRFKTYFDNEGGVGRRFKQFKTNGYNHYDGVHWYPRISVYDRKFGWDTYQHLGKEFYGDYGCFDVELEFSSNYIVEATGNLINRNEVLPAELRAKLDIKNFTKPIPESAISEIIPYDSTKRKTWKFHAENVHDFAFTADPTYRIGEASWNGITCISVAQEHHAWKWQNAAEYTAKIIETYSTDFGMYVYHKMVVADARDGMEYPMLTLDGGFEPDYRGLLAHEVGHNWFFGQVGNNETYRAALDEGFTQFLTAWALEHIDGDTIIKTRPRNSYSNKFKHYDLVRETSVYGGYLRDAVKGEDAFLNTHSDDFESALGHGGGYRHVYYKTATMLYNLQYVLGDELFLKAMKHYFDQWKIAHPYIEDFRNSIIQYTKVDLNWFFDQWFETKKSIDYSVKHARFGEEKNQYKITFERKGEMQMPIDFVVIGENDSTYSFHIPNTWFVKQTEATVLPKWTGWGKLNESYEAVVILPAGIKDIIIDPSNRLADIDQLNNRLKLPVKYEFDSRIYNTPDPHNYQVFARPDLWYNGYDGIKAGVHVNGNYMNYKHIFDLNLWINTGFMHNLPNWVQSNDGINNYFDPISVRLNYKTGLNKKLGKANFLFGGKILDGLKSVETGIEKWSESEKVRMYASAKLMYRKDTADRNYLLYPDQWLADKFNNTLNVGLDKKYNYKNGNGFVNFNLRSSALGSDYSYAQLSMTSIHRTKIWRTTLSTRIFAQYGTGTDLPRESALYMAGANPEKLMDSKYTRSIGIVPNDWAGSYGASTNHFQAGGGLNLRGYAGYLCPEQDSIGNISYYYAGNSGASISAELDLRDIVKWKPRKLSRYFGLDIYLFGDAGVMSKNIDGKEIKATTLRADAGIGSALHIKKFGPLEMVEPLVIRFDMPLFLNAIPASDNNYFQFRWVMGISRSF; from the coding sequence ATGAAACGAATATTTATTCTCCTGGTACTTTCCATACTGATTATTCCAATCAAAGCACAGGTGTACGATCCATTATTTCCTCCGAATACCTATCGTGCCAACGATAATCCACAGTACTGGAAAAACCGTATTCCATTTGAAGGTTACTGGCAACAGGATGTACATTATATTATCAAAGCAAAAATCAATGAGCAAACGGATATCATTGATGGTGATCTGACTTTGATTTATACCAACAACTCGCCCGATGATTTGCCTTTTGTTTATTTCCACCTGTACCAGGAAGCATTTCAACCCGGATCTTATTTCGACAAACTCAATCACGCGAATAATAGCTACCCGAATTATGGTCCTTATGAAAAACTCGGATTAGGAACGGAAGTCAGTGAAGTAATCAGCGCGGGACACGTCCTGAAAACGGAACAAGACAATACCATTTTAAAAGTATATCTCGAAAAACCGATCAAAAGCGGAACCAGCGTTGAATTTCACATTCGTTTTAAAACCTATTTCGATAATGAGGGCGGAGTTGGAAGAAGATTCAAACAATTTAAGACGAATGGTTACAATCACTATGATGGTGTTCACTGGTACCCGCGTATCAGTGTGTACGACCGGAAATTTGGTTGGGACACCTACCAACACCTCGGCAAAGAATTTTATGGCGATTACGGATGTTTTGATGTGGAACTGGAATTTTCTTCGAACTACATTGTAGAGGCCACCGGAAATCTCATTAACCGAAATGAAGTTTTACCTGCAGAATTAAGAGCAAAACTCGATATTAAAAATTTTACTAAACCCATTCCGGAATCTGCCATTTCAGAAATTATTCCTTACGATTCTACAAAACGTAAAACCTGGAAGTTTCATGCAGAAAATGTCCACGACTTTGCATTTACTGCAGATCCAACCTATCGTATTGGAGAAGCCAGCTGGAATGGTATTACCTGTATTTCGGTAGCGCAGGAACACCATGCATGGAAATGGCAAAATGCTGCAGAATACACCGCAAAGATCATTGAAACCTATTCCACCGATTTCGGAATGTATGTTTATCACAAAATGGTAGTTGCAGATGCACGCGACGGAATGGAATATCCGATGTTGACATTAGACGGAGGATTTGAACCCGATTATCGCGGACTCCTAGCTCATGAAGTAGGCCACAACTGGTTTTTTGGTCAGGTAGGAAACAATGAAACTTACCGTGCTGCATTAGATGAAGGATTCACACAATTTCTCACCGCATGGGCACTTGAACATATTGACGGGGATACCATCATTAAAACTCGTCCGAGAAATTCCTACAGCAATAAATTCAAACATTACGATTTGGTACGCGAAACTTCCGTTTACGGAGGATACCTACGCGATGCTGTAAAAGGAGAAGATGCATTTTTAAATACCCATTCCGATGATTTCGAAAGCGCATTGGGACATGGCGGAGGTTATCGTCATGTGTATTACAAAACAGCTACCATGTTGTATAATCTTCAATATGTATTAGGCGATGAATTGTTTTTAAAAGCGATGAAACATTATTTTGATCAATGGAAAATTGCTCACCCTTACATTGAAGATTTTAGAAATAGCATTATTCAGTATACAAAAGTCGACCTCAATTGGTTTTTCGATCAGTGGTTCGAAACCAAAAAGTCGATCGATTACTCCGTAAAACATGCACGTTTTGGAGAGGAAAAAAATCAATATAAAATCACCTTCGAACGCAAAGGTGAAATGCAAATGCCGATTGATTTTGTTGTTATTGGTGAAAATGATTCTACCTATTCCTTTCACATCCCGAATACCTGGTTTGTAAAACAAACAGAGGCCACCGTATTACCCAAATGGACCGGTTGGGGCAAACTCAACGAAAGCTATGAAGCGGTAGTCATTTTACCTGCAGGAATTAAAGACATCATCATTGATCCCAGCAATCGTCTGGCTGATATTGATCAATTGAACAACCGTTTAAAATTGCCGGTGAAGTATGAGTTCGACTCCCGCATTTATAATACACCGGATCCTCACAATTACCAGGTGTTTGCTCGTCCCGATTTATGGTACAACGGTTACGACGGAATTAAAGCCGGGGTTCACGTGAATGGAAATTACATGAACTACAAACATATTTTCGATCTCAATCTTTGGATCAATACCGGATTCATGCACAATCTGCCCAATTGGGTTCAGTCGAACGATGGCATAAATAATTATTTCGATCCCATTTCGGTTCGTTTGAATTACAAAACCGGATTAAATAAAAAATTGGGAAAAGCGAATTTCCTATTTGGCGGAAAAATTCTCGACGGATTAAAATCGGTAGAAACAGGAATTGAAAAATGGAGCGAAAGTGAGAAAGTCAGAATGTACGCCAGTGCAAAACTGATGTACAGAAAAGATACAGCCGACAGAAACTATCTGCTTTATCCTGACCAATGGTTGGCGGATAAATTCAATAACACATTGAATGTTGGTCTGGATAAAAAATACAATTACAAAAATGGAAATGGATTTGTGAATTTTAATTTGCGCAGCTCCGCATTAGGAAGCGATTACTCCTATGCGCAATTATCCATGACCTCTATTCACCGCACTAAAATCTGGAGAACAACCTTAAGTACACGAATTTTTGCGCAATACGGAACAGGAACAGATTTACCACGGGAAAGTGCCCTATACATGGCAGGTGCCAATCCGGAAAAATTAATGGACAGCAAATACACCCGTTCCATTGGTATTGTTCCGAATGATTGGGCCGGTTCATATGGAGCAAGCACCAATCACTTTCAGGCCGGTGGCGGATTAAATCTGCGCGGTTATGCAGGGTATTTATGTCCGGAACAAGACAGCATCGGCAATATTTCTTATTACTATGCCGGCAACAGCGGGGCGAGTATTTCAGCCGAACTGGATCTCCGAGATATCGTAAAATGGAAACCCCGCAAATTGAGCCGGTATTTTGGTTTAGATATTTATCTGTTTGGCGATGCAGGTGTAATGAGTAAAAACATCGACGGAAAAGAAATAAAAGCTACAACACTTCGCGCAGATGCGGGAATCGGAAGTGCATTGCATATTAAGAAATTTGGTCCGCTCGAAATGGTAGAACCACTGGTTATTCGTTTCGACATGCCCTTATTCCTAAATGCAATTCCGGCTAGCGACAATAATTATTTTCAGTTTCGTTGGGTAATGGGAATCAGTCGTTCTTTCTGA
- a CDS encoding oligosaccharide flippase family protein, translated as MGIVARQGIFSAVNLLIGFSIGAFTNLVIVPFMFSDEISKEKFGLLQLIVAWAVVFSQFLNFGAINIAVRFMPRFRAENRREELHYYTWLFPFIGMFILALFLGIGGYWFMGIIVKEPVMDVGFLVIILFLHTVFMTYFRSLNGIAIADFKNTLGSFFNEVFIRIILILGFALYYLGKIDFVALFWYSVLAYALQFFVMLFTIGGFRLFKIKKPADKKERNELLSFGAYSVLDSGANIFINKIDVIMIGAIIGSADILYYQLAFFMATVISLPGRSLVNVSLAVVNESVHRNDWDNIRKLYRSNSLHQTLVGGIIFILIWINIDTMLALLPEPFRVAKYPFLFLGISKLFDLFTSINGVILSATPYYRYNFYYNVILLSLAVLTNLILLPVMGITGAAIATAFCILIYNVLKAEFLYRKFNIAPFHKSNIAMLICLLVPFGIGYYLPEIMHYSNDAAMAEKLKAVFFNVAYRSSIIALVFALLVWFSGVSPEIRFLGAKLARKAGIRKND; from the coding sequence ATGGGTATAGTTGCCAGACAAGGAATTTTTAGTGCGGTTAATCTTTTAATCGGCTTTAGCATTGGTGCTTTCACCAATCTGGTGATTGTTCCGTTTATGTTCTCCGATGAAATTTCGAAGGAAAAATTCGGATTGCTGCAATTGATTGTTGCCTGGGCGGTGGTCTTTTCTCAATTTTTAAATTTTGGCGCCATCAACATTGCCGTTCGCTTTATGCCTCGTTTCAGGGCAGAAAACCGGCGGGAAGAATTGCATTATTACACCTGGTTGTTTCCTTTTATTGGGATGTTTATTCTGGCGCTGTTCTTAGGTATTGGCGGATATTGGTTCATGGGAATCATTGTGAAAGAACCTGTGATGGATGTCGGATTTCTGGTGATCATTTTGTTTTTGCACACTGTATTTATGACCTATTTCCGCTCGCTCAACGGAATTGCCATTGCTGATTTTAAAAATACCCTTGGATCGTTTTTTAATGAGGTCTTTATCCGCATCATTCTCATTCTTGGTTTTGCATTGTATTACCTCGGTAAAATCGATTTTGTTGCTTTGTTCTGGTATTCGGTTTTAGCTTATGCTTTGCAGTTTTTTGTAATGCTATTTACAATTGGCGGATTCCGGTTATTCAAGATTAAAAAACCTGCCGATAAAAAAGAGCGCAATGAATTGCTATCCTTCGGTGCCTATTCGGTGCTCGATAGCGGAGCCAATATTTTTATCAATAAGATTGATGTCATAATGATCGGTGCCATAATCGGTTCTGCGGATATTTTATATTATCAACTGGCCTTTTTTATGGCCACTGTTATTTCATTGCCGGGAAGGTCGCTGGTTAATGTTTCATTGGCAGTGGTCAATGAATCGGTACACCGGAACGATTGGGATAATATCCGGAAGTTATATCGTTCCAATTCCCTGCACCAAACACTGGTGGGCGGAATCATTTTTATTTTAATCTGGATCAATATCGATACAATGCTGGCCTTGTTGCCGGAACCTTTTCGTGTAGCTAAATATCCTTTTTTGTTTTTAGGAATTTCGAAATTGTTTGATTTGTTTACTTCCATAAATGGCGTGATATTATCTGCAACGCCTTACTACCGGTATAATTTTTATTATAATGTAATCTTACTTTCCCTTGCAGTCCTTACAAATTTAATATTGCTTCCCGTTATGGGTATCACCGGTGCTGCGATTGCTACTGCTTTTTGTATTTTAATTTATAATGTTTTAAAAGCTGAATTTTTATACCGGAAATTCAACATTGCTCCTTTTCATAAAAGCAATATTGCAATGCTGATTTGTTTACTGGTTCCCTTTGGGATTGGATATTATCTTCCGGAAATAATGCATTATTCCAATGATGCAGCAATGGCCGAAAAATTAAAAGCCGTTTTTTTTAATGTAGCTTATCGTTCCAGCATCATTGCGCTTGTTTTTGCGTTGCTGGTCTGGTTTTCCGGTGTTTCTCCGGAGATTCGTTTTTTAGGCGCGAAACTTGCTCGTAAAGCTGGAATCAGAAAGAACGACTGA
- the pseI gene encoding pseudaminic acid synthase, with protein sequence MKIENYTIGKHHKPFIIAEMSGNHNQSIDRALALVDAAAASGAHALKLQTYTADTITMKGVYTIQDEGSLWQGKELHQLYKEAYTPWEWHQAIFDRAKAHGMIAFSSPFDESAVDFLESLNVPLYKIASFENTHHPLLKKVAKTGKPVIMSTGVATVDDITESVKVLKDAGCKELILLKCTSTYPASPENTNVRTIPDLEHRFGVLAGLSDHTMGIGVGIAAVAMGAVVIEKHFTLRRADGGVDSAFSMEPEELKALVVETERAWLSLGKVSYDLTEKEKKSLEFKRSIYVSSPITKGEVFSEANIKVIRPAKGLHPRYFDVILGKKASRDLQVGHPLESGDVD encoded by the coding sequence ATCAAAATAGAAAACTATACCATCGGCAAACATCATAAGCCTTTTATCATTGCCGAAATGTCGGGCAATCATAATCAATCCATCGATCGTGCACTTGCACTGGTGGATGCCGCTGCCGCTAGTGGTGCTCATGCTTTAAAACTTCAAACCTATACCGCAGATACCATCACCATGAAGGGTGTTTATACCATTCAGGACGAAGGTTCGCTCTGGCAGGGGAAAGAATTGCATCAGTTGTATAAAGAGGCTTATACGCCCTGGGAATGGCATCAGGCTATTTTCGACCGCGCCAAAGCACATGGTATGATTGCATTCAGTTCTCCTTTTGATGAATCGGCTGTGGATTTTTTGGAAAGTTTGAATGTCCCCCTTTATAAAATTGCATCATTCGAAAATACGCATCATCCTTTACTGAAAAAGGTAGCTAAAACAGGAAAGCCGGTGATTATGTCGACCGGTGTTGCTACGGTGGATGATATTACTGAATCTGTAAAAGTGCTGAAGGATGCGGGATGTAAAGAATTGATTTTACTGAAATGCACCAGCACCTATCCTGCCTCACCCGAAAACACCAATGTTCGCACGATTCCTGATTTGGAACATCGGTTTGGTGTGCTTGCCGGACTCTCGGATCACACAATGGGAATTGGAGTGGGTATTGCTGCTGTGGCCATGGGTGCAGTGGTGATTGAAAAACACTTCACTTTGCGTCGTGCAGATGGTGGAGTAGATAGTGCATTTTCGATGGAACCCGAAGAATTAAAAGCATTGGTGGTGGAAACGGAACGCGCCTGGCTTTCATTGGGGAAAGTGAGTTACGATTTAACCGAGAAAGAGAAAAAAAGTCTCGAATTTAAACGGTCCATTTACGTTTCTTCTCCTATCACCAAAGGTGAAGTGTTTAGTGAGGCCAACATAAAAGTGATTCGTCCCGCCAAAGGTTTGCACCCGCGATATTTTGATGTGATTCTCGGTAAAAAAGCCAGCCGCGATTTACAAGTAGGTCACCCGCTCGAGTCGGGTGATGTCGATTAA
- a CDS encoding GNAT family N-acetyltransferase — MKKRICFRADGDPKIGLGHLFRLAALAEKLKSDFHCVLFTCSDPDLIKKTIGDFFQEIHFLTSASLHLEAKELGSKLSRNDILVLDGYPFDTEYQRILKKAGVFLVTMDDYHPYPVMADLVINIADGERLRNAYQSPFYTRFLFGFKQSLLRKPFVEAAKTGNQVSGKSVFVCLGGADPENRISILMRDVLQHYPEDPIHVVLGSAFVHYEQFFEDYGMMGNVKIHHSLKADEMVHLMRRAKIGFCSSSTIAYEFLCCNDQLVIIRTAANQLNLFDYLHESKVAVPFTDWLKGKNETNRSVLESWRKEMVDYSYPDLFHSIAEETEYYIQEADFSDLELYFEWANDPDTRSQSFNSNPIPFEEHQKWFAEKMGDESQLLLKLKRENESVGQVRFSIEGNTATVNYSLDKKFRGKGLSFVLMKKAIEYIIFHHPEIEKVQGWVKLENVASQKAFLKNAFKEFNDELNEIKVLRYEMDMIHFSNLKL, encoded by the coding sequence GTGAAGAAGAGAATTTGTTTCAGAGCGGATGGGGATCCAAAAATCGGATTGGGACATTTATTTCGACTCGCCGCATTGGCTGAAAAACTGAAATCGGATTTTCATTGCGTTTTATTTACCTGTTCCGATCCGGATTTGATAAAAAAAACAATCGGAGATTTTTTTCAGGAAATTCACTTTCTCACTTCCGCTTCCTTGCATCTTGAAGCGAAGGAACTTGGATCTAAGTTATCACGTAATGATATTTTAGTGCTGGATGGCTATCCTTTCGATACCGAGTACCAGCGAATTTTAAAAAAAGCAGGTGTGTTTCTGGTGACTATGGATGATTATCATCCTTATCCGGTAATGGCCGATTTGGTTATTAATATTGCAGATGGAGAACGATTAAGAAATGCCTATCAATCTCCTTTTTATACCCGGTTTTTATTCGGGTTTAAGCAATCTTTATTACGAAAACCATTTGTTGAGGCTGCAAAAACCGGAAATCAGGTTTCAGGAAAATCTGTATTTGTTTGTCTCGGTGGTGCTGATCCTGAAAACCGTATTTCTATTCTGATGCGTGATGTTTTACAACATTACCCGGAAGATCCGATTCATGTTGTTTTAGGATCTGCCTTTGTGCATTATGAACAGTTTTTCGAAGATTATGGTATGATGGGCAATGTGAAAATTCACCATAGTCTGAAGGCAGATGAAATGGTTCATTTAATGCGCAGAGCAAAAATTGGATTTTGTTCATCGAGCACCATCGCTTATGAATTTTTATGTTGCAATGATCAATTAGTCATCATACGAACTGCAGCGAATCAGTTAAATTTATTTGATTACCTCCATGAATCGAAAGTTGCCGTTCCGTTTACTGATTGGTTAAAAGGAAAAAATGAAACGAATCGTTCCGTTTTAGAATCATGGAGAAAAGAAATGGTGGATTATTCCTATCCTGATTTGTTTCATTCCATTGCTGAGGAAACGGAGTATTATATCCAGGAGGCCGACTTCTCCGATTTGGAACTTTATTTTGAATGGGCCAATGATCCGGATACGAGAAGTCAATCATTTAATTCTAATCCCATTCCATTCGAGGAACACCAAAAATGGTTTGCTGAAAAGATGGGGGATGAGTCGCAATTGTTGTTGAAGTTGAAGCGGGAAAATGAATCCGTTGGACAAGTTAGATTTTCGATAGAAGGAAATACGGCAACCGTTAATTATTCTTTGGATAAGAAATTCAGAGGTAAAGGATTGTCCTTCGTGTTGATGAAGAAAGCCATCGAATATATCATCTTTCACCACCCGGAAATCGAAAAAGTTCAGGGCTGGGTAAAATTAGAAAATGTTGCTTCGCAAAAAGCTTTTTTAAAAAATGCATTTAAGGAATTTAATGATGAATTAAATGAAATAAAGGTCCTTAGGTATGAAATGGATATGATTCATTTTTCAAATTTGAAATTATGA
- the pseF gene encoding pseudaminic acid cytidylyltransferase gives MKKIAIIPARGGSKRIPKKNVRDFLGRPMISFAIQSCIESGLFDEVMVSTDDEVTADIARSLGASVPFFRSAENSSDTAGTVDVLVEVIEAYQQQGIRFDLACCVYATNPLLSVNRLQEGLKKLQDSNFDSVFAAVKYSFPVQRSFVLNNDKMQLMFPEHLNSRSQDLAPVYHDAGQFYWFRPDLLLASKKIWTNNTGIVELSELEVQDIDEESDWKMAELKFKMLKG, from the coding sequence ATGAAAAAAATCGCCATTATACCTGCACGCGGAGGAAGTAAACGGATTCCAAAAAAAAATGTGCGCGATTTTTTAGGTCGACCCATGATCAGTTTTGCCATTCAATCTTGCATTGAATCGGGATTGTTCGATGAGGTGATGGTTTCCACCGACGATGAAGTTACAGCTGATATTGCGCGTTCACTTGGTGCCAGTGTTCCTTTTTTTCGAAGTGCAGAAAACAGCTCCGATACAGCTGGAACAGTAGATGTTTTGGTAGAAGTGATAGAAGCGTATCAGCAACAAGGAATTCGTTTTGATCTTGCCTGCTGTGTTTATGCTACAAATCCATTGTTATCGGTAAACCGATTGCAGGAGGGATTAAAAAAACTTCAGGATTCAAATTTCGACTCCGTCTTTGCAGCTGTTAAATATTCTTTTCCCGTTCAACGTTCTTTTGTGCTCAACAACGATAAAATGCAATTGATGTTTCCCGAACACCTCAATAGCAGGAGTCAGGATTTAGCACCGGTGTATCACGATGCCGGACAATTTTATTGGTTTCGTCCCGACTTGTTATTAGCCTCAAAAAAAATCTGGACCAACAACACCGGCATTGTAGAATTATCGGAATTGGAGGTGCAGGATATCGATGAAGAAAGCGATTGGAAAATGGCTGAGCTGAAGTTTAAAATGTTGAAAGGGTGA
- the pseC gene encoding UDP-4-amino-4,6-dideoxy-N-acetyl-beta-L-altrosamine transaminase encodes MKTIPYGRQHITPEDIEAVNKVLQSDYLTQGPAVAEFEQAFADYVEAKYAVAVTNGTAALHLAALALNVHSGTRVITTPITFAASANCIRYCGGEVFFADVEPETFLLDPIEVIRLIASKPKGYFHGIIPVDLAGNPCNLDHFRKIADEHGLWIIEDACHAPGAWFTDATKKIQKCGNGNFADMSVFSFHPVKHIATGEGGMITTNDEKLYRKLLQLRTHGITRDPELMKENHGGWYYEMQELGYNYRMPDILAALGTSQLKRADEGMKRRIEIAARYDRELDGLPIKLPKHDKHFRHAYHLYIIRTKKRKELYDFLKENQILCQVHYIPVHLMPYYREIGHKPGEFPFAESYYEQCLSLPMFPSLTDEEQAYVIGKMKEFFQK; translated from the coding sequence ATGAAAACGATTCCTTACGGACGGCAGCATATTACTCCCGAAGATATCGAAGCAGTGAACAAAGTGCTTCAGTCTGATTATTTAACACAGGGTCCGGCTGTAGCGGAATTTGAACAAGCATTTGCTGATTATGTAGAAGCGAAATACGCAGTAGCTGTAACGAATGGAACAGCTGCTTTGCATCTTGCTGCTTTAGCTTTAAATGTACATTCCGGTACACGTGTTATCACTACACCCATCACCTTCGCTGCTTCTGCCAATTGCATTCGTTACTGTGGTGGCGAAGTTTTTTTTGCGGATGTGGAACCGGAAACTTTTTTACTGGATCCCATTGAAGTAATTCGTTTGATTGCTTCCAAACCGAAAGGTTATTTTCATGGAATAATACCGGTTGACCTTGCTGGTAATCCCTGCAACCTGGATCATTTTCGCAAGATTGCGGATGAACACGGTTTATGGATCATCGAAGATGCTTGTCACGCCCCCGGTGCATGGTTTACCGATGCCACCAAAAAAATACAGAAATGTGGTAACGGAAATTTTGCGGATATGAGTGTTTTTTCTTTTCACCCGGTGAAACATATTGCCACCGGTGAAGGAGGAATGATTACCACCAACGACGAAAAATTGTATCGTAAATTATTGCAGCTCCGAACGCACGGTATTACACGTGATCCGGAATTAATGAAGGAAAATCACGGTGGATGGTATTATGAAATGCAGGAATTGGGTTACAATTACCGCATGCCTGATATACTTGCTGCTTTGGGTACTTCGCAATTAAAGCGAGCAGATGAAGGAATGAAACGCCGTATTGAAATTGCAGCGCGTTATGATCGCGAATTGGATGGATTGCCCATTAAACTACCGAAACACGATAAACATTTTCGACACGCATATCACTTATATATCATTCGGACTAAAAAGCGAAAAGAGTTGTATGATTTTCTAAAGGAGAATCAGATTCTTTGTCAGGTCCATTACATTCCTGTTCATCTGATGCCTTATTATAGGGAAATCGGACATAAACCGGGTGAGTTTCCGTTTGCGGAATCGTATTATGAGCAATGCCTGAGCTTGCCTATGTTTCCTTCTTTAACAGATGAAGAACAAGCTTACGTGATTGGAAAAATGAAAGAATTTTTTCAAAAATAA
- the pseB gene encoding UDP-N-acetylglucosamine 4,6-dehydratase (inverting), whose product MKFYNHQLDLNGKSVLITGGTGSFGKKFVETIFRDYPKVKRVVVFSRDELKQYEMSLLFPKAKYDGIRFFIGDVRDKERMIRAMEGIDVVIHAAALKQVPAAEYNPTECIKTNVNGAENVIEAAMANHVKHVVALSTDKAAAPINLYGATKLCSDKLFIAANNIKGNRDIRFSVVRYGNVMGSRGSVIPFFMERRNSGVLPITHSEMSRFNISLEQGVDLVMYAIATAQGGELYVPKLPSYNIMELAKAIAPNVKTELVGVRPGEKIHEDMITPSDALNTLEYDSHFVIYPNNDRWNVLAEEIINSGKAKRVPAGFGYNSGENTDWLSAEQIRELIRKFVDPNFTL is encoded by the coding sequence ATGAAATTTTACAATCACCAGCTTGATTTAAATGGGAAATCGGTTTTAATTACCGGTGGAACGGGTTCGTTCGGAAAGAAATTTGTGGAAACCATTTTTCGCGATTATCCGAAGGTAAAACGTGTTGTTGTTTTTTCGCGCGATGAATTGAAGCAGTACGAAATGTCGCTGCTCTTTCCCAAAGCAAAATATGATGGCATTCGTTTTTTTATTGGGGATGTCCGCGATAAAGAACGCATGATTCGGGCCATGGAAGGAATTGATGTGGTGATTCACGCTGCTGCATTAAAGCAGGTTCCTGCGGCCGAATACAATCCAACGGAGTGCATCAAGACCAATGTAAATGGCGCAGAGAATGTGATTGAAGCAGCCATGGCTAACCATGTTAAACATGTAGTTGCGTTGTCGACCGATAAAGCTGCTGCTCCGATTAATTTGTACGGTGCTACCAAATTATGTTCCGATAAATTATTTATTGCTGCTAACAACATCAAAGGAAACCGCGACATCCGTTTTTCGGTGGTACGTTATGGGAATGTAATGGGATCCAGAGGTTCCGTTATTCCTTTTTTCATGGAGCGACGCAACTCGGGTGTGCTGCCCATCACGCACAGTGAAATGAGTCGTTTTAATATTTCATTGGAGCAGGGCGTCGATTTGGTGATGTATGCTATTGCCACTGCACAAGGTGGTGAATTGTATGTGCCGAAATTGCCTTCTTACAACATCATGGAATTAGCAAAAGCAATTGCACCCAATGTGAAAACGGAATTGGTAGGTGTTCGTCCGGGAGAAAAAATTCATGAGGACATGATTACTCCTTCCGATGCGTTGAATACGCTCGAATACGATTCGCATTTTGTGATTTATCCGAATAATGACCGATGGAATGTTTTGGCTGAAGAAATCATCAACAGCGGAAAAGCGAAACGTGTTCCTGCTGGTTTCGGATATAATTCCGGAGAGAATACCGATTGGTTAAGCGCAGAACAAATCCGTGAACTCATTCGGAAATTTGTAGATCCTAATTTCACCTTGTGA